In Hydrogenovibrio marinus, a single genomic region encodes these proteins:
- the ruvB gene encoding Holliday junction branch migration DNA helicase RuvB — protein MIETDRIVGGQAQEEDMYVSPSVRPQIISDYIGQQAVRDQLQLSISAAKMRGEHLDHVLLYGPPGLGKTTLSHIIAQEMGVTLRQTSGPVIEKPGDLAAILTRLEPHDVLFVDEIHRLSPIVEEVLYPAMEDFQIDIVIGDGPAAQSVKIDIPPFTLVGATTRAGLLTSPLRDRFGIVQRLEFYSVEELSQIIRRSANILGIESDDRGAIEIAKRSRGTPRIANRLLRRVRDYAQVKGNGIVTAEIADAALNLLEVDPLGLDKMDRRLLELLIHKFEGRPVGIDSISTALGEERGTIEDVIEPFLVQHGFLVRTPRGRVVTGHAYTHLGLENPEKELFE, from the coding sequence ATGATTGAAACGGATCGAATTGTCGGAGGTCAAGCTCAAGAAGAAGACATGTATGTGTCTCCAAGTGTCCGTCCTCAAATCATCTCCGACTATATCGGCCAGCAAGCTGTTCGTGACCAGCTTCAACTGTCTATTTCTGCGGCAAAGATGCGCGGCGAACACTTGGATCACGTGCTACTTTATGGTCCGCCAGGGCTAGGAAAAACAACACTTTCGCATATCATCGCTCAGGAAATGGGGGTGACACTGCGTCAAACTTCAGGTCCTGTCATTGAAAAGCCGGGTGACTTGGCAGCAATCTTAACGCGCTTAGAGCCGCATGATGTATTGTTCGTGGATGAAATCCACCGCCTGAGCCCGATTGTTGAAGAAGTGCTTTATCCTGCGATGGAAGATTTTCAGATCGATATCGTCATCGGCGACGGCCCCGCTGCGCAAAGCGTCAAAATTGATATTCCCCCTTTTACCTTAGTTGGTGCCACCACGCGTGCAGGGTTGCTGACGTCTCCGCTGAGAGACCGCTTCGGTATCGTACAACGTTTGGAATTTTATTCGGTGGAGGAGTTGTCTCAAATCATCCGCCGCTCTGCGAATATCTTAGGGATTGAATCCGATGATAGAGGGGCAATTGAAATCGCCAAGCGTTCCAGAGGAACACCTCGTATCGCCAACCGTTTGTTGCGCCGTGTGCGTGATTACGCGCAGGTGAAGGGCAATGGTATTGTTACCGCAGAAATCGCCGATGCCGCATTGAATCTGCTCGAAGTCGATCCATTAGGATTGGATAAGATGGATCGCCGTCTTTTGGAATTGTTGATTCATAAGTTTGAAGGGCGCCCGGTGGGTATTGACAGTATCTCGACGGCGTTGGGAGAAGAGCGTGGCACCATCGAAGACGTGATAGAACCGTTTTTGGTTCAGCATGGTTTTTTAGTGAGAACACCGCGCGGTCGTGTCGTCACAGGTCATGCTTATACCCACTTGGGGTTAGAAAACCCGGAAAAAGAATTGTTTGAGTAA
- a CDS encoding OmpA family protein: MQTQMMTKIFGAKSASKTLMAIGALSIFSVMSLSGCSTLPKKSSGAGDDTAASQEEGGAAGSSAADEKKGVEVIGASGANGLNGQDINGSNLNGEQAGQNGAEQEKVYEPIIYFGYDQSEVDDKGVDIAKYYAKILVDNPQESVKLIGNTDERGTPGYNLALGEKRAKAVAQVMMLYGVSQAQIDVVSMGEEQPAVDGHTEAAWEKNRRVQIEIKQ; the protein is encoded by the coding sequence ATGCAAACACAAATGATGACAAAAATTTTTGGAGCGAAATCCGCCAGTAAAACCTTGATGGCAATTGGTGCTTTATCCATTTTCTCGGTCATGTCTTTAAGTGGTTGTAGCACCCTGCCTAAAAAGTCGTCGGGTGCAGGCGATGACACCGCAGCTTCTCAAGAGGAAGGTGGCGCGGCAGGTTCTTCAGCTGCTGATGAAAAGAAAGGCGTTGAAGTAATTGGGGCCAGTGGTGCGAACGGTCTGAACGGCCAAGATATCAACGGCTCAAACCTGAACGGTGAACAAGCAGGTCAAAATGGCGCGGAGCAAGAAAAGGTTTACGAGCCAATCATCTATTTCGGTTACGACCAGTCTGAAGTGGATGACAAAGGAGTTGATATCGCCAAGTACTATGCAAAAATTTTGGTGGATAACCCGCAAGAATCTGTAAAATTAATCGGTAATACCGACGAGCGTGGTACACCGGGGTATAACCTTGCATTAGGTGAAAAACGCGCCAAAGCGGTGGCTCAAGTCATGATGCTTTATGGGGTATCTCAGGCGCAAATTGATGTGGTCTCCATGGGTGAAGAACAACCGGCAGTAGATGGTCATACTGAAGCCGCATGGGAAAAAAACCGCCGCGTTCAGATTGAAATCAAACAATAA
- the aspS gene encoding aspartate--tRNA ligase — protein MRTHYCGQVTEVLESQKVTVAGWVHRRRDHGGVIFIDLRDRSGLVQVVVNPDDADKFAKAERVRSEYVLKVEGQVCARTPETINPKMVTGKVEIVADSIEILSASDPIPFQLDDKNISEEVRLTYRYLDLRRDEMQQAMKTRYKVTRSMRRYLDDNGFMDMETPILTKSTPEGARDYLVPSRTHPNKFFALPQSPQLFKQLLMMSGFDRYYQITRCFRDEDLRADRQPEFTQLDIETSFMTEEEVMDMMEGLAKTIFREAVDVNFDYEFPRMPYSEAIEKYGIDRPDLRIPLQLVDVADLLQDIEFKVFSGPAKDPMGRVAALRVPQGGTLSRKEIDDYTKFVSIYGAKGLAYIKVNDLAAGLDGLQSPIVKFFPDQAMEIMQRVGAEDGDIVFFGADNAKIVNEALGALRCKLGEDLGLIEKEWAPVWVVDFPMFEMDEKTARLTAIHHPFTQPKATTEEILNHDKPELMLSRAYDLVINGIEVGGGSVRIHDTKMQAAVLKMLGISDEEAKDKFGFLLNALKYGCPPHAGMAFGLDRLVMLMANRDSIRDVIAFPKTQSAACMLTEAPGVVDDGQLADLDLRFRKPARD, from the coding sequence ATGCGTACACACTACTGTGGACAAGTTACAGAAGTCTTAGAAAGTCAAAAAGTCACAGTTGCCGGCTGGGTGCATAGACGCCGAGATCATGGTGGCGTTATTTTTATCGACTTACGTGACCGTAGCGGCTTGGTGCAGGTAGTGGTAAATCCGGATGATGCGGACAAATTTGCTAAAGCGGAAAGAGTGCGTTCAGAGTATGTGTTGAAAGTGGAAGGTCAGGTTTGCGCGAGAACACCGGAAACCATCAACCCTAAGATGGTGACAGGTAAGGTTGAAATTGTTGCGGATAGCATTGAAATCCTGAGTGCTTCTGATCCGATTCCTTTCCAGTTGGACGACAAAAATATTTCGGAAGAAGTGCGTTTGACTTATCGTTATTTGGATTTGCGTCGTGATGAAATGCAGCAAGCGATGAAAACCCGTTATAAAGTGACACGTTCTATGCGTCGTTACCTAGATGATAACGGCTTTATGGATATGGAAACGCCAATCCTAACCAAATCTACGCCGGAAGGGGCGCGTGACTATTTGGTGCCTAGCCGAACGCATCCAAATAAATTCTTTGCATTGCCTCAGTCACCTCAGTTGTTCAAGCAATTGTTGATGATGTCTGGTTTTGACCGTTACTACCAAATCACGCGTTGTTTCCGTGATGAAGACTTGCGTGCAGACCGTCAGCCAGAATTCACTCAGTTGGATATCGAAACCTCATTCATGACGGAAGAAGAAGTCATGGACATGATGGAAGGGTTGGCAAAGACCATTTTCCGTGAAGCGGTTGATGTGAATTTCGACTATGAGTTCCCTCGTATGCCTTATTCTGAAGCGATTGAGAAGTACGGTATCGATCGTCCTGATTTGCGTATTCCTTTGCAGTTGGTTGATGTGGCTGACTTGTTGCAAGATATTGAGTTCAAAGTATTCTCTGGTCCTGCAAAAGATCCTATGGGTCGTGTTGCGGCATTGCGTGTGCCACAAGGCGGTACACTTTCCCGTAAGGAAATCGACGATTACACCAAGTTTGTAAGCATCTATGGTGCAAAAGGTTTAGCGTACATCAAAGTCAACGATCTTGCGGCAGGCTTGGATGGTTTGCAGTCTCCGATCGTTAAATTCTTCCCTGATCAAGCGATGGAAATCATGCAGCGTGTGGGCGCGGAAGATGGTGATATCGTATTCTTTGGCGCGGACAACGCGAAGATCGTTAACGAAGCATTGGGTGCATTGCGTTGCAAGCTGGGTGAAGATCTTGGCTTGATCGAAAAAGAATGGGCGCCAGTTTGGGTAGTTGATTTCCCAATGTTTGAAATGGATGAGAAAACCGCTAGATTGACTGCAATTCACCATCCATTCACGCAGCCTAAAGCCACAACAGAAGAAATTTTGAATCATGACAAGCCAGAGCTGATGTTGTCTCGCGCTTATGATTTGGTTATCAACGGTATCGAAGTGGGTGGCGGTTCAGTGCGTATCCATGACACCAAAATGCAAGCTGCTGTCTTGAAGATGCTAGGCATCTCAGATGAAGAAGCCAAAGATAAGTTCGGGTTCCTATTGAACGCTTTAAAATATGGTTGTCCTCCGCATGCGGGTATGGCATTCGGCTTGGATCGTTTGGTCATGTTGATGGCGAATCGTGATTCGATTCGTGATGTTATTGCCTTCCCGAAAACACAATCTGCTGCTTGTATGCTGACTGAAGCACCAGGTGTGGTTGATGATGGACAATTGGCAGATTTGGATTTGCGTTTCCGTAAGCCAGCACGCGATTAA
- the ruvA gene encoding Holliday junction branch migration protein RuvA: MIGFLSGKLHAKQPPMLLIDVNGVGYEVEAPMSTFYALGELGAQVTVVTHMHVREDAMLLFGFATELERSLFRELIKVNGIGAKMAIGILSAMTVNEFVGLVEVADTAALTKIPGVGKKTAERLVIEMRDRLKGWQGDAWMGLTKSNASVATASVQTNSATSTAVQALITLGYKPAQAEQMVKAVPEGLSTEETIRKALQSIKL, from the coding sequence ATGATTGGCTTTTTATCCGGTAAACTCCATGCAAAACAACCACCAATGCTGTTGATTGATGTCAATGGCGTTGGTTATGAGGTTGAGGCACCCATGTCGACTTTCTACGCGCTGGGTGAGCTTGGTGCACAGGTTACGGTGGTCACACATATGCATGTACGTGAAGACGCTATGTTGCTGTTCGGCTTTGCGACGGAGTTGGAAAGAAGCTTGTTCAGAGAGCTGATTAAAGTTAATGGTATTGGCGCTAAGATGGCGATTGGCATCTTGTCGGCGATGACGGTTAATGAGTTTGTCGGATTGGTGGAAGTCGCTGATACCGCTGCATTGACGAAGATTCCAGGGGTTGGAAAAAAGACAGCGGAACGTTTGGTGATTGAGATGCGCGATCGTTTGAAAGGCTGGCAGGGCGATGCTTGGATGGGCTTGACGAAATCTAATGCTTCTGTCGCCACGGCATCGGTGCAAACGAACAGTGCTACATCAACGGCGGTGCAGGCACTGATTACCCTTGGGTATAAACCTGCACAAGCAGAACAAATGGTCAAAGCCGTTCCAGAAGGGCTGAGTACGGAAGAGACAATCCGTAAAGCATTACAGTCCATCAAGCTTTAA
- a CDS encoding biopolymer transporter ExbD has product MSMRSSLRGGHRKKLMSEMNVVPYIDVTLILLIIFMITAPIVQQAVTVDLPQTPKIVNKSKNKVSNQVPFVITVTKEGYYKTSDDTKTLLSFDEIAAQIVARSQLHPDQLFTIQGDKLTPYQNVMRLFVTLKANGVDKVSLVTQPEQ; this is encoded by the coding sequence ATGTCAATGCGTTCAAGTCTAAGGGGTGGTCACCGTAAAAAATTGATGTCAGAGATGAATGTCGTGCCTTATATCGACGTGACACTGATTCTGCTGATTATTTTTATGATTACAGCGCCAATCGTACAGCAAGCGGTGACGGTGGATTTGCCACAGACACCGAAGATCGTCAACAAAAGCAAAAACAAAGTTTCCAATCAGGTGCCTTTTGTCATTACTGTGACCAAAGAAGGGTATTACAAAACCTCGGATGACACGAAAACGCTTTTGAGTTTTGATGAGATTGCAGCACAAATCGTGGCACGATCACAGTTGCACCCAGACCAACTATTTACCATTCAAGGTGACAAGTTAACGCCATACCAAAACGTTATGCGATTGTTCGTGACGTTGAAAGCTAACGGTGTTGATAAGGTTTCCTTGGTGACGCAACCTGAACAATAA
- a CDS encoding DUF502 domain-containing protein — translation MSLIKRYLIAGLLVWLPLGVTIAALIFLVNLFDKSLVLLPRHLRPEYWLGYEIPGFGVILSFLLILITGMLVANFFGRYLYGWWEKFLARIPLVRSIYMAVKQIAEALFGSGAETFQKVYLIQYPREGLWTLAFQTSRTHGEAQLKTGLIDAVNLFVPTTPNPTSGFFLIASRHEILELDMSVDDALKMVISGGVVVPPWKKVPEVVPDVAPEVAIPEQNLAPTSEK, via the coding sequence ATGTCTCTGATTAAACGTTATTTAATTGCTGGATTGCTTGTGTGGCTGCCTTTGGGTGTCACGATTGCGGCGTTGATTTTTCTGGTCAATCTGTTTGATAAGAGTTTGGTTTTGCTGCCGAGACACCTTCGCCCGGAATACTGGCTAGGATATGAAATTCCAGGTTTTGGCGTCATCCTATCGTTTTTGTTGATTTTGATTACGGGAATGTTGGTCGCCAATTTCTTTGGTCGTTACCTATATGGTTGGTGGGAAAAGTTCCTGGCAAGAATTCCGCTGGTGCGTTCAATTTATATGGCAGTCAAGCAGATTGCGGAAGCATTGTTTGGCTCTGGCGCGGAAACTTTCCAAAAGGTGTATTTGATTCAGTATCCACGTGAAGGCCTGTGGACCTTGGCATTTCAAACCAGTCGTACCCATGGTGAAGCGCAATTGAAAACAGGGTTGATTGATGCTGTGAACCTGTTTGTGCCGACTACGCCAAACCCGACTTCAGGATTTTTTCTTATTGCCTCTCGACATGAAATTCTCGAACTGGATATGAGTGTAGATGATGCATTGAAAATGGTGATATCAGGTGGGGTAGTTGTTCCGCCGTGGAAGAAGGTGCCAGAAGTTGTACCAGACGTCGCACCGGAAGTTGCCATCCCTGAACAGAATCTAGCGCCGACAAGCGAAAAATAA
- the tolB gene encoding Tol-Pal system beta propeller repeat protein TolB: MSLYRINRQYRFITFAFLFAWFSIARADLTIEIDHSSDNAAPIAIVPFEWNDPNDAPPQNLAQIIGSDLYRSGKFRPIDDAKLPARPSKLEDINYPDWRALGADNMLIGSIKKNAQGNYDIEMRFVDILRQEQVIGKKWTNIPARLLRQVAHVISDMLYKELTGIRGAYNTKIAYVTLRKVDGKKQYSLEIADSDGYNAQPILKSSEPIMSPSWSPDGKKLAYVSFENGRSEIVLQSLDGKMRKIIAQFKGINGAPAWSPDGKQLALTLSKDGSADIYVMNMQTGKLRRLTRNLAIETESAWAPNGHSLFFNSDRRGKPQIFQVFLDTGEIRRISFVGSYNANPAASPDGRYVAMVNGGNSDTNGFKIGLLDLYTNDFRVITKTYLDESPSFSPNGEMILYAMNKNDKARLAVVSIDNSVTQVLSVKDGEVRAPSWGPYLDSE, translated from the coding sequence ATGTCCTTGTACCGCATAAATCGTCAATATCGTTTCATTACATTTGCATTTTTATTCGCTTGGTTTTCCATCGCCAGAGCGGATTTGACAATCGAAATCGACCATAGCTCCGACAACGCGGCGCCGATTGCGATAGTGCCTTTCGAATGGAATGATCCGAATGATGCGCCACCTCAAAATTTGGCTCAGATTATTGGTTCTGACCTTTATCGAAGTGGGAAGTTTCGTCCGATTGACGATGCAAAACTGCCAGCGAGACCTTCAAAGCTGGAAGATATCAATTACCCGGATTGGCGAGCATTGGGTGCGGACAATATGTTGATTGGCAGCATCAAGAAAAACGCACAAGGGAACTATGACATTGAAATGCGTTTTGTCGATATCCTGCGTCAAGAACAGGTGATTGGTAAAAAGTGGACGAATATCCCGGCAAGATTATTGCGCCAGGTAGCACACGTAATCAGCGACATGTTGTACAAAGAATTGACCGGTATTCGTGGTGCTTATAACACCAAGATCGCTTATGTCACGCTTAGAAAAGTTGATGGCAAAAAACAGTATAGTTTGGAAATTGCCGACTCTGATGGCTACAACGCACAACCGATTTTGAAATCTTCAGAACCAATTATGTCACCAAGTTGGTCGCCTGACGGCAAGAAACTCGCCTATGTTTCCTTTGAAAACGGACGTTCTGAAATTGTTTTACAGAGCTTAGACGGCAAGATGCGTAAGATTATCGCGCAGTTCAAAGGGATTAATGGAGCGCCAGCTTGGTCACCAGATGGCAAACAATTGGCTTTGACGTTATCCAAAGACGGCTCTGCGGATATTTATGTCATGAATATGCAAACCGGCAAGCTAAGACGACTTACACGCAATTTGGCCATCGAAACAGAATCAGCTTGGGCTCCGAATGGTCACTCATTGTTCTTTAACTCGGATCGCAGAGGCAAGCCGCAAATTTTCCAAGTGTTCTTGGATACTGGTGAGATTCGCCGAATTTCTTTTGTCGGTAGTTATAACGCCAACCCTGCGGCTTCACCGGATGGACGTTATGTTGCCATGGTTAATGGCGGTAATAGTGATACCAATGGTTTTAAAATAGGTTTGTTGGATCTTTACACCAATGATTTCCGTGTGATCACCAAAACGTATCTGGATGAGTCGCCAAGTTTTTCACCGAATGGTGAAATGATTCTTTATGCGATGAATAAAAACGACAAGGCTCGCCTAGCGGTCGTTTCCATTGATAACAGTGTGACGCAGGTGTTGAGCGTCAAAGATGGAGAAGTAAGAGCGCCTTCATGGGGGCCTTACCTCGATAGCGAATAG
- the tolQ gene encoding protein TolQ, with product MSDSLSLTELVFNASPVVQGVMALLLAMSIMSWAIIFAKSFQLKKAREAANEFDELFWNTPELSTLYTQLNNGEVPMTGSSLIFDAGFKEFVRLKKQGVTDTSDLVTGTQRVMKVAFTKQAEILENRIASLATVGSSSPYIGLFGTVWGVMHAFSSLGDVQNATLSTVAPGISEALIATAIGLFAAIPASVAFNRLTVKADKLITQYENFAEGFLTIIQRQAHMAEHAKDKE from the coding sequence ATGAGTGATAGTTTGTCTTTAACAGAATTGGTTTTTAATGCCAGCCCGGTTGTACAAGGTGTCATGGCATTGTTGCTGGCGATGTCGATTATGTCTTGGGCGATTATCTTTGCGAAATCTTTTCAGTTGAAAAAAGCCAGAGAAGCCGCTAACGAATTTGATGAATTGTTTTGGAATACACCAGAACTTTCAACACTTTATACCCAGTTGAATAACGGTGAAGTGCCGATGACAGGTTCTTCATTGATTTTCGATGCCGGGTTTAAAGAGTTTGTACGTCTTAAGAAGCAAGGTGTTACCGATACTTCAGATTTGGTGACAGGAACACAGCGTGTGATGAAAGTCGCTTTTACCAAGCAGGCTGAGATTTTGGAAAACCGCATTGCGTCTTTGGCAACGGTAGGGTCTTCTTCACCTTATATCGGGCTTTTCGGAACAGTATGGGGGGTTATGCATGCATTCTCTTCACTGGGTGATGTACAAAACGCCACACTTTCAACTGTTGCACCTGGGATTTCCGAGGCGTTGATTGCGACGGCAATCGGTTTGTTTGCCGCGATTCCAGCATCGGTCGCTTTTAACCGTTTGACAGTCAAAGCGGATAAGTTGATCACGCAATATGAAAACTTTGCCGAAGGGTTCTTGACGATTATCCAACGTCAGGCACATATGGCTGAACACGCAAAAGACAAGGAATAA
- the tolA gene encoding cell envelope integrity protein TolA: MIRFISRHPVAFALAILLHIIILLGLSYQNFMTPDDNTIKVTLTSPDENAVDQKNTVEKMQPMKTTLLDAKTVQAALDKVKQQEADKKRQQQELAAQTKEEKRRIALLQQQKDAERKKIEQAKLQAEAEKRKAEEAAKLAEIQKQKVEAEKQRAIAEAEKADKAKQQAMLAEKQRQEAAKLVAQAESQKAALQEQIKKHSEEKKLLEQEALKARLQKEQEEQEAQIQQQIAAEESKKREQAKAKELQNLKEVYVNSIASNVRQKWRTAARISDKAECVISITQTPNGMVSSVKVDHCNQFANAQFRKDAESAVLRSQPLPQPPVKEVFDRNIQFKFKP, translated from the coding sequence ATGATTCGATTTATTTCACGACACCCTGTAGCGTTTGCATTGGCGATACTGCTACATATCATTATTTTGCTAGGACTTTCCTATCAAAACTTCATGACTCCCGATGACAACACCATCAAGGTGACTTTGACGTCTCCTGATGAAAATGCGGTAGACCAAAAAAACACGGTTGAAAAAATGCAGCCGATGAAAACAACCTTGTTAGATGCGAAAACCGTACAGGCAGCTTTGGACAAGGTCAAACAGCAGGAAGCTGATAAGAAACGCCAGCAGCAAGAGTTGGCAGCGCAAACAAAAGAAGAAAAACGCCGTATTGCGTTGTTGCAACAACAGAAAGATGCCGAGCGTAAGAAGATAGAGCAGGCCAAACTTCAAGCTGAAGCTGAGAAGCGTAAAGCGGAAGAAGCGGCTAAGTTGGCTGAAATCCAAAAACAAAAGGTCGAGGCGGAAAAGCAACGAGCCATTGCTGAAGCGGAAAAAGCTGACAAAGCCAAGCAACAAGCAATGCTGGCGGAAAAACAACGTCAGGAAGCCGCGAAGCTTGTCGCTCAAGCAGAGTCTCAAAAAGCAGCGCTACAAGAGCAAATCAAGAAACATTCGGAAGAGAAAAAACTGCTGGAACAAGAAGCTTTGAAAGCGCGTTTGCAAAAAGAGCAGGAAGAGCAGGAAGCACAAATTCAGCAGCAGATCGCTGCTGAAGAATCCAAAAAACGTGAGCAAGCCAAAGCCAAGGAATTGCAAAACTTGAAAGAGGTTTATGTTAATTCCATTGCTTCAAATGTAAGGCAAAAATGGCGCACTGCTGCCAGAATTTCCGATAAGGCAGAATGTGTTATCAGCATTACTCAAACGCCTAACGGCATGGTCAGTAGTGTAAAAGTCGACCACTGTAATCAGTTTGCAAATGCGCAGTTCAGAAAGGATGCTGAAAGTGCTGTGTTGCGTTCACAACCTTTGCCGCAGCCTCCTGTGAAAGAAGTGTTTGACCGAAACATTCAGTTTAAATTCAAACCCTAA
- the ruvC gene encoding crossover junction endodeoxyribonuclease RuvC, protein MPKIQRILGVDPGSRKAGFGLIESGRYHPNYLISGVIRVEKLSGAERLKTIFESVMQILDQYQPDVMAIEKVFVYKNPNSAIKLGQARGVILCAAAMKNVPIMEYTPTQIKSTVVGNGHANKDQVQYMVKTLLKLSETPQEDAADALAAALCHDRYLTLGINPEDISKGTKF, encoded by the coding sequence GTGCCGAAGATTCAACGTATACTAGGTGTCGACCCGGGATCACGCAAAGCGGGATTCGGACTCATTGAATCAGGGCGCTATCATCCTAACTATCTGATTAGCGGTGTCATCCGTGTCGAAAAGCTCTCAGGTGCAGAGCGCTTAAAAACCATTTTTGAGTCGGTAATGCAGATTCTCGATCAATATCAGCCTGATGTTATGGCGATCGAGAAAGTTTTCGTATACAAAAACCCCAACTCTGCTATCAAGCTCGGACAGGCGAGAGGGGTAATACTCTGCGCCGCGGCGATGAAAAATGTGCCGATTATGGAATATACTCCGACCCAGATCAAAAGTACCGTGGTTGGTAACGGTCACGCTAACAAAGATCAGGTTCAATATATGGTGAAGACCTTGTTAAAACTCTCGGAAACCCCGCAGGAAGATGCGGCGGATGCTTTAGCGGCGGCCTTGTGTCATGACCGTTATCTGACCTTGGGAATCAACCCCGAAGATATTTCCAAGGGAACGAAATTTTAA
- the nadA gene encoding quinolinate synthase NadA encodes MSELSPTQQASGLAKSVPLELVNSINQLAQSATPAKLLSEAERDSLKTKIKALLKEKNAQIVAHYYVDAELQALAEETGGKVADSLEMANFGAQSDADILVVCGVRFMGETAKMLSPEKTILMPDLEANCSLDIGCPAKEFAEFCKQYPDRKVVVYANTSVEVKAIADWVVTSGNALNIVNHLKEQGEKIIWAPDRHLGHWIQKETGMDMILWQGQCIVHNEFQVYELKSLKEKHPDAKVLVHPESPEEVVDLADVVGSTRVMIEAVRDLPDQEFIVATDLGIFYKMQQLAPEKKLIVAPTASKDGHCISCAHCPWMAMNGLENLYHCLRDSTGEILIEENIRQKALASVNRMLEFSRQAGLVKANK; translated from the coding sequence ATGTCGGAATTATCTCCTACGCAACAAGCCTCAGGCTTGGCAAAATCCGTTCCGCTTGAATTGGTTAATAGTATTAACCAATTAGCGCAGTCCGCTACGCCTGCAAAACTTCTCAGCGAAGCAGAGCGCGACTCTCTCAAAACCAAAATCAAAGCTTTGTTGAAAGAAAAGAATGCTCAAATCGTTGCGCATTATTATGTCGATGCGGAGCTGCAAGCTTTGGCGGAAGAAACTGGCGGGAAAGTAGCAGACTCTTTGGAAATGGCAAATTTCGGCGCGCAATCCGATGCCGATATTTTGGTGGTTTGCGGGGTACGTTTCATGGGCGAGACAGCGAAAATGTTGAGCCCGGAAAAAACAATTCTGATGCCGGATTTGGAGGCGAACTGTTCTCTTGATATCGGCTGCCCGGCGAAAGAGTTCGCCGAGTTCTGCAAACAATATCCTGACCGTAAAGTGGTGGTGTATGCCAACACCAGTGTTGAAGTTAAAGCGATTGCTGACTGGGTGGTGACATCGGGTAATGCCCTGAATATCGTCAACCATCTGAAAGAGCAGGGTGAAAAGATTATTTGGGCGCCTGATCGTCATTTGGGTCACTGGATTCAGAAAGAAACCGGCATGGATATGATTCTATGGCAGGGGCAGTGCATTGTTCATAATGAATTCCAGGTGTACGAGTTGAAAAGCCTGAAAGAAAAACATCCTGATGCCAAGGTATTGGTGCATCCTGAGTCGCCTGAAGAAGTGGTTGATTTGGCGGATGTAGTTGGCTCGACGCGTGTCATGATTGAAGCGGTGAGGGATTTGCCGGATCAAGAGTTTATTGTCGCGACGGACTTGGGGATTTTCTACAAGATGCAGCAGTTGGCGCCTGAGAAAAAACTGATTGTTGCGCCGACTGCGAGCAAAGATGGGCACTGCATCAGTTGTGCACATTGTCCGTGGATGGCCATGAACGGCTTGGAAAATCTCTATCATTGTCTTCGTGACAGCACAGGTGAAATCCTGATTGAAGAGAACATTCGCCAAAAAGCTTTGGCATCGGTAAACCGTATGCTAGAGTTTTCCAGACAAGCAGGTTTGGTGAAGGCGAACAAATAG